From Elstera cyanobacteriorum:
ACCATCGTCGGCTCGGACCAACATTCGCCGGAAACCGGCGCGGCCTTGCGGCAGCAGATCGATGGGTTAGGGCTGGCGGGGCGCATTCGCCTGACGGGGGCCTTGACCGGCGCCGACCTCGATCAAGCCTATGCCGAGGCGAGCTTTTATGCCCATGCCGCCCATTACGAAGGCTTCGGCATGGCGCTAGCGGATGCCCTGGCCTCCGGTCTGCCCACGGTCGCCTCGGTCGGCGGGGCGGTGGGCGATTGGCTGCCGGACGGGGCGGCGATCAAAGTGCCGCCGACCGCCGAAGCCCTCGCGGAAGGGTTGCGTCGCCTGCTGACCGATCCCGAGGCGGCACAGCGTCTCTCGGCGCGCGCTGCCGGTATACCCTTTCCCACCTGGGCGGGCAGCGCCGCTGCGGTGGCGAGTCTCTGGTCATGAGCGGCTTTTCGGCGGAATGGCTTGCCCTGCGCGCCCCGGCCGATACGGCAGCGCGCGATGCGGGCCTGTTGCGGGCGGCGGCGGACCTCGCCCCAGCACGGGTCATGGACCTTGGGTGCGGCACCGGGGCGATGCTGGCCACGCTTCAGCCGCTGTTACCCCGCCCGGCGGCCTGGGTGCTGGTCGATGGTGATGTTGGGTTGCTCGATCAAGCGGCACAGCGCGCCGCCGCCCTTGGGGTAGTCGCCACGCCCCAGGCGTGCGACCTGCTCGCAACCCCGCTTCCGGCAGCGGCGGCGGATTTGGTGACGGCGACGGCACTCTTCGATCTTGTCTCGGCCGACTGGCTGGACCGGTTTCTCGACGCGCTCTCCGCCCGGCGGTTACCGCTCTATGCCGCGCTTTCCTACGATGGGGGAATGGCGTGGAGGCCCCCGCACCCGCTCGACGGGGCGGTAACGGCGGCCTTCAACCGCCATCAACGCGGACCGAAGGGCTTTGGTGGCCCGGCGCTGGGGCCAGAGGCACCGGCGGCGCTGGTTGCCGGGCTAGAGGCGCGCGGCTATCGCGTGACGGTCGCCGATAGCCCCTGGCAGGTCGGGGCCGATCAGCCCGCTTTTACAGCGGCTTTGCTCGACGGAATCGCGGCGGCAGTGGCGGAGCAAGGTTCCATGCCAACGATTGCGGACTGGTTAGCCGCCCGCCGCGCCGCGACCCATCATACCGAGGTTGGGCATCGTGATCTGTTGGCCGTTCCGCTTTAGAGCGGCCACATCCGCCGCATCAGCCCATCCTTTAGAAAAACCTGATGGTAGATCACCCCGGCCACATGGGCGCCGATCAAACCGATCAGGGTGAAACCGAGGAAGACGTGGACGGAGAATATCCCCTCGGCCAGCGGCTTATTCTCTGCCGCCAGGCTTGGCAGCGTTGTCAGCCCGAAGAAGATCACCGGGGCGCCATAGGCCGAACTGCCGACCCAGCCGAGCACGGGCAAGGCGACCAAGGCCGCATAAAACCCAAGATGGACGGCATGGACGACCCGGTGTTGCAGTGGGGTCATCCCGGGGGCTGGGGGCGGTAACGGACCGCGAAACCGCAGCCAGAGCCGCAAGATGATCAGCCCCAGCGCCAGCAGCCCGAACGACCGATGCAGGTCGAACAATTGGTTCATCAGCGATCCGGGCGGAACCCGGCTCATCGCCAGGCCGAGGAGAAGGGTGACGAGGATAAGCGCCGCCATCAGCCAATGGAGCAATCGAAGTGCGCGGGGGTAGCGGTCGGTCATTCCGGGTCTCCCTTCGGGAAGGCGCAATCGACGACGATATCGCCGCCGCAGAGCGGGTAACAGCGGGTCACCGGGCGCAGGGCGCCGTCGAGCCGATCAATCGGCGGTAAGGAGAGGCCCGGCAGGCCCGAACCGATAATCAAGGGCCCCATCAGCAGGTGCAAGCGGTCGAGCGCCCCGGCGGCAAGAAAATGCGAAATTGTCGTCGCCCCACCCTCGACCAACACACGGGTTAGTCCCGCAGCCCTTAGGGTTTCCAGCAGGATCGACGGCGGCAGCGCCTCGCCCGCAGCACCGGGGAGTGGGAGGATTTCCACCCCCGCTGGGCGGGGATGGTTGCCCCGTTGCAGCACGATCCGCCGCCCGGGCGTATGCCAGAGGCGGGCAGAATTGGGCACGCGGCCATTGGGGTCCAGCACAACCCGGGCGGGTTGCGGGCCGGGCACATGGCGAACCGTCAGCAAGGGATCGTCGGCAATCACCGTGCCCGCCCCGACCAGCACGGCATCGACCAGGGCGCGCAGGCAGTGGAGATGGGTCAGCGCCGCCGATCCATTGATGTAATGGGAGTGGCCGGTCCGGGTGGCGATACGCCCATCGAGCGACTGCCCCAACTGCCCGATCACCAGCGGCGCGGTGCCGAGCAGCGGGTCAAAAATCGCCGAGAAGGGGCAACCCGGCTCCGGTGCGAGCGCGCGGGTGCGGGCATGCCGGTCGAGCAGCGCGTGCCAGCGCTCCAGCGGAAACTCGATCTCGGCGGCGGCGGTAAGGGCGACCATGCAATGGACCTAGGGTTCCCGGAATAAAAGACCAGTGCGGCGGACCGGGCAGGGCGGTAAGGTCGCGCCATGCTCGGGCCGATTTCTTCCCCCATTATACTCGCTGCCGCGCTTTTAGATGCAGTGATTGGCGATCCGCCGATCGTTTGGCGCCGGGTGCCGCATCCGGTCGTTTGGGTCGGGCGGATGATCACCCTGACCGAAGCGCGTTTGAACCGGGGTGGCTCCGCCCGGCGGCGGGCGCTCGGGCTTCTAGCGCTGGCGCTATGGCTCTCGGTTGGCGTCGGGTCAAGCCTGGGGTTGTTGGCCATCGTGCCGGAAGGGGCGGCGGTTGCGCTTACTCTTCTCGGTGGGGCTGTGCTCTTGGCGCAAAAGAGCTTGGCGGATCATGTGCTTGCCGTTGCTAGGGGGCTGGAGGTGTCTCTCGCCGACGGTCGGCAGGCGGTTTCAATGATCGTCGGGCGCGATCCCGAGGTTTTGGACGCGGCGGCGGTGGCGCGGGCGGCGATCGAGTCGGCGGCAGAGAATTTTTCTGATGGGTTCGTTGCGCCGCTGTTCTGGTTCGCCCTGTTCGGGCTGCCGGGGATCGTTGGCTATAAGATCATCAATACCGCCGATAGTATGGTGGGGCATCGCACCGCCCGTTACGCTGCCTTTGGCTGGGCCTCCGCCCGGCTGGACGATCTCGTGAACCTGCTTCCAGCGCGGCTTGCGGGGGCGGCGATCGCGGGGGCGGCTTTTTTTCTAAGGCATGACGGGCGGCAGGCGCTGCGGGCGATGGCGCGCGATGCGGGGCATCACCGCTCCCCCAATGCCGGGTGGCCGGAAGCGGCGATGGCGGGCGCGCTTGGCTTGGCGCTGGCCGGGCCGCGCCGTTATGGGGCGGAGATCGTCGAGGATGGGTGGATGAACGATGGGGGGCGGGCAGCGGCAACGGCGGGCGATATTCGCGCTGCCGTGCGCCTGATGCGCGGTGCGGCGGTTTTGGCGGTGCTGCTGGCGGCAGGGCTTCGGGTGCTGGTTTAACCCGCCCGCGCCGCCCAGAGGGCTTGAATGAAGCGCCCGCGCACTTTCATTGACGGCGGCAGGCCGATGCGCAGCCAAGTCGGTTGCGCGGCGAAGGCGCGGACGAGAATGCCCTGCTGGCCCAGCCGGTCGGCGATGCGGTGCGCGTCCGGTGTTTCCACAAGACAGAAGAAATCCGTGCGCCCATGCAGCGGCAGGCCTGCGGTCGTCAGGCTTTCGGCCAGTTTGGCGCTTTCCCGGCGCAGACGGTTGCGGGTGATCGTGTGCCAAGTTTTATCCTGCAGTGCCTCGGTTCCCCAGTGTAGGGCCTGGGGGCCAAGGCTCCATGATCCCAGCATCGCTTCCAACGGATCGGTAAACGTGGGATCGCCCCAAACGAAGCCCAGGCGCAGGCCCGCGAGACCGAAGAATTTGCCGAACGACCGCAGCCCGACGACGCCGGGCCTTTGAACCAGCGGGGCCGGGGCGGTATCGGCATAGGCCTCATCGACGACGATCAGCCGGTAGCGCCCGGCTAGGTCATCAAGGTCAAGACCGGGATAGGTCTCCCCTGTCGGATTATTCGGGCGGCAGAAGACCAGTACATCCGCGGCGGTTGGTTCCGGGGCCTCGGTGACCCGATGGCCCGCCGCTTCCCATCCGGCGCGATGCCCGCCGTAGGTTGGACCGAGCAGGCAGACATGGCCCGGCGGCAGCAAGCGCGGCAACAAGTGAATGGCGGCCTCGCTGCCCGGAACGGCGGCGAGGCCCGCATCGGGCGGCAGGGCATAGGCGCGGCGGGCGGCGGTCAGCAGGTTTTGCCGCTCGGCGGGCGTGGGCAGACGGGCCAACATCTCCTTCGGCAGTTTCGGCACTCGCCAGGGCCAGGGGTTGATCCCTGTCGAAAGATCGAGCCACGGGCCTTTCCAATCGGGCCAGCGGGCGTGGGCGGCGGCAATATCGCCGCCGTGGTACAGAAGCGCGGGCGGTAGCATTAGGAGGCCGCCAAGGCGCGGGCGGCGTCGGCGAGGCTCGGCCCGGCACAAATCCACGCAGCGGTCGGCACACGGCGGCGTTCGGCTGCCAGGGCGGCCAGGGCCGGATGAACGACGAGCGCTTGGGCGCGCGATGTGGCTTGGTTCATGTGCTCGTCGAGCACCAGCACATCGGGTTTGGCGGCGAGAACCGCTTCGACGGAGAGCGTGCCGCTGCGCGAGACGCCCAAGTCGCCCGCGAGATTGCGGAAGCCGACCGCTGCCAGGATTTCGCCGCTGATCGATTGCGGGCCGGACGTATAGCCATTCGGGCGCCAAACCAAGGCTGTGCGACCCATTCCACCGGAAGCCTGAGCGTCGGCGAGTTGGCGGGTAAGATCGGCGATCATCGCGTCGCCCGCCTCCGGCACCTCTAACCGGGCGGCGAGGGCGCGGATCATGGCGTGGGTCGCGGCAAGACTATCGGGGGCGGGCAGGCGATGCACGGCGATCCCCTGGCGCGCGACGATTTCCGCCGCCTTGCGCTCCCGGAAACTGCCCGCCACCACCAGATCGGGGCGATGGCGGATCACGTCTTCGGCACTGGGCATGACCACCGGCAGGCCGCGCGCTGTGCTCGCCGCCGCCGATAGGCTTGGGTCGGCGGCGAGGGGGGAGACGGCGGCAATCCGGTCGCGCGGCAGCAGCCCCAACACCAGTTGATCGGCACAAAGATTGGTCGAAATCACCCGCTGCGGCGGGGCGGCTTGGGCGGTTCCGCTTAGAACCGCCGCCAGCAGCAGACTAAGAACGAACTTTGACATAGGAGCCGGGCGCGGCCTCCAGCACCGGATGTTTTGCCGACCCGAGCGCGCGGGCCGGAACATCCGGGCCGGATTTGTCGCGCAGCCACTCCCGCCACGTCGGCCACCAG
This genomic window contains:
- a CDS encoding class I SAM-dependent methyltransferase, which encodes MSGFSAEWLALRAPADTAARDAGLLRAAADLAPARVMDLGCGTGAMLATLQPLLPRPAAWVLVDGDVGLLDQAAQRAAALGVVATPQACDLLATPLPAAAADLVTATALFDLVSADWLDRFLDALSARRLPLYAALSYDGGMAWRPPHPLDGAVTAAFNRHQRGPKGFGGPALGPEAPAALVAGLEARGYRVTVADSPWQVGADQPAFTAALLDGIAAAVAEQGSMPTIADWLAARRAATHHTEVGHRDLLAVPL
- a CDS encoding cytochrome b — protein: MTDRYPRALRLLHWLMAALILVTLLLGLAMSRVPPGSLMNQLFDLHRSFGLLALGLIILRLWLRFRGPLPPPAPGMTPLQHRVVHAVHLGFYAALVALPVLGWVGSSAYGAPVIFFGLTTLPSLAAENKPLAEGIFSVHVFLGFTLIGLIGAHVAGVIYHQVFLKDGLMRRMWPL
- a CDS encoding RibD family protein is translated as MVALTAAAEIEFPLERWHALLDRHARTRALAPEPGCPFSAIFDPLLGTAPLVIGQLGQSLDGRIATRTGHSHYINGSAALTHLHCLRALVDAVLVGAGTVIADDPLLTVRHVPGPQPARVVLDPNGRVPNSARLWHTPGRRIVLQRGNHPRPAGVEILPLPGAAGEALPPSILLETLRAAGLTRVLVEGGATTISHFLAAGALDRLHLLMGPLIIGSGLPGLSLPPIDRLDGALRPVTRCYPLCGGDIVVDCAFPKGDPE
- the cbiB gene encoding adenosylcobinamide-phosphate synthase CbiB; this encodes MLGPISSPIILAAALLDAVIGDPPIVWRRVPHPVVWVGRMITLTEARLNRGGSARRRALGLLALALWLSVGVGSSLGLLAIVPEGAAVALTLLGGAVLLAQKSLADHVLAVARGLEVSLADGRQAVSMIVGRDPEVLDAAAVARAAIESAAENFSDGFVAPLFWFALFGLPGIVGYKIINTADSMVGHRTARYAAFGWASARLDDLVNLLPARLAGAAIAGAAFFLRHDGRQALRAMARDAGHHRSPNAGWPEAAMAGALGLALAGPRRYGAEIVEDGWMNDGGRAAATAGDIRAAVRLMRGAAVLAVLLAAGLRVLV
- a CDS encoding threonine-phosphate decarboxylase, with amino-acid sequence MLPPALLYHGGDIAAAHARWPDWKGPWLDLSTGINPWPWRVPKLPKEMLARLPTPAERQNLLTAARRAYALPPDAGLAAVPGSEAAIHLLPRLLPPGHVCLLGPTYGGHRAGWEAAGHRVTEAPEPTAADVLVFCRPNNPTGETYPGLDLDDLAGRYRLIVVDEAYADTAPAPLVQRPGVVGLRSFGKFFGLAGLRLGFVWGDPTFTDPLEAMLGSWSLGPQALHWGTEALQDKTWHTITRNRLRRESAKLAESLTTAGLPLHGRTDFFCLVETPDAHRIADRLGQQGILVRAFAAQPTWLRIGLPPSMKVRGRFIQALWAARAG
- a CDS encoding ABC transporter substrate-binding protein, with product MSKFVLSLLLAAVLSGTAQAAPPQRVISTNLCADQLVLGLLPRDRIAAVSPLAADPSLSAAASTARGLPVVMPSAEDVIRHRPDLVVAGSFRERKAAEIVARQGIAVHRLPAPDSLAATHAMIRALAARLEVPEAGDAMIADLTRQLADAQASGGMGRTALVWRPNGYTSGPQSISGEILAAVGFRNLAGDLGVSRSGTLSVEAVLAAKPDVLVLDEHMNQATSRAQALVVHPALAALAAERRRVPTAAWICAGPSLADAARALAAS